In Pseudomonas asiatica, the following are encoded in one genomic region:
- the rnhA gene encoding ribonuclease HI — MSESVEMFTDGACKGNPGPGGWGVLMIYKGVEKELWGGERETTNNRMELMAAIQGLMALKRECEVVLTTDSQYVMKGINEWMTNWKKRGWKTAAKEPVKNADLWQQLDEQVNRHKVTWKWVRGHIGHPGNERADQLANRGVDEVRAKR, encoded by the coding sequence ATGAGCGAAAGCGTCGAGATGTTTACCGATGGTGCCTGCAAGGGCAACCCTGGCCCTGGCGGCTGGGGCGTCCTTATGATCTACAAGGGCGTCGAGAAGGAACTGTGGGGCGGCGAACGCGAAACCACCAACAACCGCATGGAACTGATGGCCGCGATCCAGGGCTTGATGGCGCTGAAGCGCGAATGCGAAGTGGTGCTGACCACCGACTCGCAGTACGTGATGAAGGGCATCAACGAATGGATGACCAACTGGAAGAAGCGCGGCTGGAAAACCGCGGCCAAGGAGCCGGTGAAGAACGCCGACCTGTGGCAGCAGCTGGATGAGCAGGTCAACCGCCACAAGGTGACCTGGAAGTGGGTGCGCGGGCATATCGGCCACCCCGGCAACGAACGCGCCGACCAGCTGGCCAACCGTGGGGTCGATGAGGTGCGCGCCAAGCGTTGA
- the gloB gene encoding hydroxyacylglutathione hydrolase, with protein sequence MIQIDALPAFSDNYIWLLQDTAKRRCAVVDPGDAGPVERWLSANTGWVLSDILVTHHHNDHVGGVERLKQLTGARVCGPAHERIPCRDLALDEGDQVTVLDVTFQVLAVPGHTLGHIALFSDQPATPVLFSGDTLFAAGCGRMFEGTPEQMQPALARLAALPEQTEVYCAHEYTMSNLRFAKAVEPENPHVQQRFEDVTRLRAENRITLPSTIGLERLTNPFLRTSETLVKQKADEWKGHSNPSHVAVFAALRSWKDTF encoded by the coding sequence ATGATACAGATCGATGCTCTCCCCGCTTTCTCCGACAACTACATCTGGTTGTTACAGGATACTGCCAAACGCCGCTGCGCGGTGGTCGATCCGGGTGACGCCGGCCCAGTGGAACGCTGGCTGTCGGCCAACACCGGCTGGGTGCTGAGTGACATCCTGGTCACCCACCACCACAACGACCACGTCGGCGGCGTGGAAAGGCTCAAGCAGCTGACCGGCGCCCGGGTCTGTGGCCCGGCCCACGAGCGCATTCCCTGCCGTGACCTGGCGCTGGACGAAGGTGACCAGGTGACCGTGCTGGACGTGACCTTCCAGGTGCTGGCCGTGCCCGGCCATACGCTGGGGCATATCGCCTTGTTCAGCGACCAGCCGGCAACGCCGGTGCTGTTCAGTGGCGACACGCTGTTCGCCGCCGGTTGCGGGCGCATGTTCGAAGGCACTCCCGAACAGATGCAGCCAGCCCTCGCCCGCCTGGCAGCCCTGCCAGAGCAGACCGAGGTGTACTGCGCCCACGAATACACCATGAGCAACCTGCGTTTCGCCAAGGCGGTGGAACCCGAGAACCCGCACGTTCAGCAGCGGTTCGAGGACGTTACCCGTTTGCGTGCCGAAAATCGCATCACATTGCCATCAACGATCGGTCTGGAGCGCCTGACCAACCCCTTCCTGCGCACCTCTGAAACATTAGTTAAACAAAAAGCAGACGAATGGAAGGGACATTCAAACCCCTCGCATGTCGCTGTTTTTGCTGCCTTGAGGTCTTGGAAGGACACCTTCTGA
- a CDS encoding class I SAM-dependent methyltransferase: protein MTDQAFAQADPDWVKLISLAREWFNGPLGQLMLREEEKLLEEELGRFFGGYLVHYGPCAEPPPSAPQVQRNVRLGAPLPGVEIVCEEQAWPLSEHAADVVVLQHGLDFCLSPHGLLREAASAVRPGGHLLIVGINPWSSWGMRHFFSHGALRKARCISPSRVGDWLNLLGFALEKRRFGCYRPPLASPAWQQRLAGWERVAGGWQSSGGGVYLLVARKMVVGLRPLRQERREPMGKLLPLPLAKVNRTAANPDTEKH from the coding sequence ATGACCGACCAAGCCTTTGCCCAGGCCGACCCGGACTGGGTCAAGCTGATCAGCCTGGCCCGTGAGTGGTTCAACGGCCCACTCGGCCAACTGATGCTCAGGGAGGAGGAAAAACTGCTGGAAGAAGAGCTCGGGCGCTTCTTCGGGGGTTACCTTGTGCACTACGGGCCCTGCGCCGAGCCACCGCCCAGCGCGCCCCAGGTGCAGCGCAACGTGCGCCTCGGTGCACCGCTGCCGGGGGTGGAGATTGTTTGCGAGGAGCAGGCCTGGCCGCTGAGCGAGCACGCCGCCGACGTGGTGGTGCTGCAGCATGGCCTGGATTTCTGCCTTTCGCCTCACGGCCTGCTGCGCGAGGCGGCCAGCGCGGTGCGCCCTGGCGGGCACCTGCTGATCGTCGGGATCAACCCCTGGAGCAGCTGGGGCATGCGCCATTTCTTCAGCCACGGCGCCCTGCGCAAGGCCCGTTGCATCTCGCCGTCACGGGTGGGCGACTGGCTCAACCTGCTGGGCTTCGCGCTGGAGAAACGCCGCTTCGGGTGCTATCGTCCGCCGCTTGCCTCACCGGCCTGGCAGCAGCGCCTGGCGGGCTGGGAACGGGTGGCTGGCGGCTGGCAGAGTTCCGGTGGCGGGGTGTACCTGCTGGTAGCGCGCAAGATGGTGGTGGGCCTGCGGCCGTTGCGCCAGGAGCGTCGCGAGCCGATGGGCAAGCTGCTGCCGCTGCCACTTGCCAAGGTCAACCGCACGGCGGCCAACCCGGATACTGAAAAGCACTGA
- the dnaQ gene encoding DNA polymerase III subunit epsilon gives MEQQQDKRFVILDTETTGMPVSEGHRIIEIGCVEVIGRRLTGRHFHVYLQPDRESDEGAINVHGITDAFLVGKPRFGDVAEEFFEFIQGATLVIHNAAFDVGFINNEFALLGQQDRADISQHCTILDTLLLARARHPGQRNSLDALCKRYDIDNSGRELHGALLDSELLADVYLAMTGGQTSLSLAAHGAEAEDEGSGAGGSEIRRISGRVPGRVIMASAEELEAHAERLAAIAKSAGGPSMWQALTETPAG, from the coding sequence GTGGAGCAGCAGCAAGATAAACGGTTCGTCATTCTCGATACCGAAACCACGGGTATGCCGGTCAGCGAAGGCCACCGGATCATCGAGATCGGCTGTGTCGAGGTCATCGGCCGGCGCCTGACCGGGCGGCACTTCCACGTCTACCTGCAGCCAGACCGCGAGAGTGACGAGGGCGCCATCAACGTCCACGGCATCACCGATGCCTTCCTGGTCGGCAAGCCACGCTTTGGCGATGTCGCAGAGGAGTTCTTCGAGTTCATCCAGGGCGCCACGCTGGTCATCCACAACGCGGCGTTCGACGTTGGCTTCATCAACAACGAATTTGCCTTGCTGGGCCAGCAGGACCGCGCGGACATTTCGCAGCACTGCACCATCCTCGACACCCTGCTGCTGGCGCGCGCGCGCCACCCGGGGCAGCGCAACAGCCTGGATGCCCTGTGCAAACGCTACGATATCGACAACTCGGGCCGTGAGCTGCACGGCGCATTGCTCGACTCGGAATTGCTGGCTGACGTCTACCTGGCAATGACCGGTGGCCAGACCAGCCTGTCGCTGGCCGCGCATGGGGCAGAAGCCGAGGATGAAGGGTCGGGTGCTGGTGGCAGCGAGATTCGCCGTATTAGCGGGCGTGTGCCAGGGCGAGTGATCATGGCCAGTGCCGAAGAGCTGGAAGCGCATGCCGAGCGCCTGGCGGCCATTGCCAAGTCGGCGGGTGGGCCATCCATGTGGCAGGCTCTGACCGAGACACCTGCTGGCTGA
- a CDS encoding Orn/Lys/Arg family decarboxylase, which produces MYKDLKFPILIVHRAIKVDSVAGERVRGIAEELRQDGFAVLAAADHAEACLVAATHHGLACMLIAAEGVGENTHLLQNMAELIRLARLRAPSLPIFALGEQVTLENAPAEAMSELNQLRGILYLFEDTVPFLARQVARAAHIYLDGLLPPFFKALVQHTAQSNYSWHTPGHGGGVAYRKSPVGQAFHQFFGENTLRSDLSVSVPELGSLLDHTGPLAEAEARAARNFGADHTFFVINGTSTANKIVWHAMVGRDDLVLVDRNCHKSVVHAIIMTGAIPLYLCPERNELGIIGPIPLSEFSPEAIQAKIQANPLACDRGQRIKLAVVTNSTYDGLCYHAGLIKQTLGASVEVLHFDEAWFAYAAFHEFFTGRYAMGTACAADSPLVFSTHSTHKLLAAFSQASMIHVQDGARRQLDRDRFNEAFMMHISTSPQYSILASLDVASTMMEGPAGRSLLQEMFDEALSFRRALANLREHIAADDWWFSIWQPPSAEGIHRLAAQDWLLQPGAEWHGFGEVADDYVLLDPLKVTLVMPGLSAGGALGEHGIPAAVVSKFLWERGLVVEKTGLYSFLVLFSMGITKGKWSTLLTELLEFKRHYDGNTALSNCLPSVVAADASRYQGMGLRDLCDQLHGCYRANATAKQLKRLFTRLPEVAVSPARAYDQMVRGEVEAVPIEALLGRVAAVMLVPYPPGIPLIMPGERFTEATRSIVDYLAFARAFNQGFPGFVADVHGLQNESGRYTVDCIKECE; this is translated from the coding sequence ATGTACAAGGACCTCAAGTTCCCCATCCTCATCGTGCACCGCGCCATCAAGGTTGACAGCGTCGCTGGCGAGCGTGTGCGGGGCATCGCCGAGGAACTGCGCCAGGACGGCTTTGCCGTCCTCGCCGCCGCCGACCATGCCGAGGCCTGCCTGGTCGCTGCCACCCACCATGGCCTGGCCTGCATGCTGATTGCCGCCGAGGGCGTCGGCGAGAATACCCACCTGCTGCAGAACATGGCCGAGCTGATCCGCCTGGCCCGCCTGCGCGCCCCCAGCCTGCCGATTTTCGCCCTGGGCGAACAAGTAACCCTGGAAAACGCCCCCGCCGAAGCCATGAGCGAGCTCAACCAGTTGCGGGGCATCCTCTACCTGTTCGAAGACACCGTGCCGTTTCTTGCGCGCCAGGTGGCGCGTGCCGCACATATCTACCTGGACGGCCTGCTGCCGCCGTTCTTCAAGGCCCTGGTGCAGCACACCGCGCAGTCCAATTATTCCTGGCACACCCCGGGCCACGGCGGCGGCGTGGCCTATCGCAAAAGCCCAGTGGGCCAGGCCTTTCACCAGTTCTTCGGGGAAAACACCCTACGCTCGGACCTGTCCGTTTCCGTGCCGGAGCTGGGCTCGCTGCTCGATCACACCGGCCCCTTGGCCGAAGCCGAAGCCAGGGCTGCGCGCAACTTTGGCGCCGACCACACCTTTTTCGTCATCAACGGCACCTCCACGGCCAACAAGATCGTCTGGCACGCCATGGTCGGCCGCGACGACCTGGTGCTGGTGGACCGCAACTGCCACAAGTCGGTGGTGCATGCGATCATCATGACCGGTGCCATTCCCCTCTATCTGTGCCCCGAGCGCAACGAACTCGGGATCATCGGCCCGATCCCGCTCAGCGAGTTCAGCCCCGAGGCGATCCAGGCGAAGATCCAGGCCAACCCTCTTGCTTGCGATCGCGGGCAGCGCATCAAGCTGGCGGTGGTGACCAACTCCACCTACGACGGCCTGTGCTACCACGCCGGGCTGATCAAGCAGACCCTGGGCGCCAGTGTCGAGGTGCTGCACTTCGACGAGGCCTGGTTCGCCTATGCGGCATTCCACGAGTTCTTTACCGGGCGCTATGCCATGGGCACGGCCTGCGCGGCAGACAGCCCGCTGGTGTTCAGCACCCATTCCACCCACAAGCTGCTGGCCGCGTTCAGCCAGGCCTCGATGATTCATGTGCAGGACGGGGCCAGGCGCCAGCTGGACCGTGACCGCTTCAACGAAGCGTTCATGATGCACATCTCGACCTCGCCGCAGTACAGCATCCTCGCTTCGCTGGACGTGGCCTCGACCATGATGGAAGGGCCGGCCGGGCGTTCGCTGCTGCAAGAAATGTTCGACGAGGCGCTGAGCTTTCGCCGTGCCCTGGCCAACCTGCGCGAGCACATCGCCGCCGACGACTGGTGGTTCAGCATCTGGCAGCCGCCGAGCGCCGAAGGCATCCACCGCCTGGCCGCGCAGGACTGGCTGCTGCAGCCGGGGGCGGAGTGGCATGGCTTTGGCGAAGTGGCGGATGACTATGTGCTGCTCGACCCGCTGAAGGTGACCCTTGTGATGCCGGGCCTGAGCGCGGGCGGTGCACTGGGCGAGCATGGCATCCCGGCGGCAGTGGTCAGCAAGTTTCTCTGGGAGCGGGGGCTGGTGGTGGAGAAAACCGGCCTGTACAGCTTCCTGGTGCTGTTCTCCATGGGCATCACCAAGGGCAAGTGGAGCACCCTGCTCACCGAGTTGCTGGAGTTCAAGCGCCACTATGACGGCAATACCGCCCTGAGCAACTGCCTGCCGAGCGTGGTGGCTGCCGATGCCTCGCGCTATCAGGGCATGGGCCTGCGCGACCTGTGCGACCAGTTGCATGGCTGCTACCGCGCCAATGCCACGGCCAAGCAACTGAAACGGTTGTTCACGCGCTTGCCGGAGGTAGCCGTGAGCCCGGCCCGGGCCTATGACCAGATGGTGCGCGGTGAGGTGGAGGCGGTGCCGATCGAGGCGCTGCTGGGGCGGGTGGCAGCGGTGATGCTGGTGCCGTACCCGCCTGGTATTCCGTTGATCATGCCGGGGGAGCGGTTTACCGAGGCGACCCGCTCGATAGTCGATTACCTGGCCTTCGCCCGGGCGTTCAACCAGGGCTTCCCAGGTTTCGTCGCCGACGTGCACGGCCTGCAGAATGAAAGCGGCCGCTACACGGTGGACTGCATCAAGGAATGCGAATGA
- a CDS encoding extracellular solute-binding protein encodes MTPTHRLRRLAGSLLLACLSLPALAAPQHALTLYDEPPKYPADFKHFAYVNPDAPKGGTFRQSSFGGFDSLNPFINKGVPAENIGSIYDTLMRQSQDEPFTEYGLVAGKIEKAPDNSWVRFYLRPEARFHDGHPMRADDVVFTFNALIKDGAPLYRQYYADVAEVVAEDPLTVVFTFKHKNNRELPLILGQLPVLPKHWYESREFNRGNLEIPLGSGPYKVAEVKAGRSVRYERVKDYWAKDLPINRGFYNFDVMTFDSYRDTTVALEALKAGAFDYALEVSAKNWATAYNVPAVRDGRLIKEELPNGNPTGMQGFIFNIRRPVFQDVRVRQALSLLLDYEWTNKQLFNGAYTRTGSYFENSEMAARGLPSPSELKILEPLRGKVPEQVFSEAFRNPVSDGSGMIREQQRQAYKLLQEAGWKIVDDKMVDAQGKPVSIEFLLAQTEFERILLPFKRNLADLGIDLNIRRVDVSQYITRLRSRDYDMIVGGYPQSNSPGNEQREFWSSAAADNPGSRNFIGLRDPAIDQLVEQLINADSRQSLIDHCRALDRVLLWGYYVIPNWHIKTWRVAYWNHIGHPDVSPKYDIGIDTWWIKPGVTPAANAAAADEAE; translated from the coding sequence ATGACGCCAACGCACCGACTGCGCCGGTTGGCCGGCAGCCTGTTGCTTGCCTGCCTGAGCCTTCCCGCCCTGGCCGCACCGCAACACGCGCTCACCCTGTACGACGAGCCCCCAAAATACCCCGCCGACTTCAAGCACTTCGCCTACGTCAACCCTGACGCACCCAAGGGTGGCACCTTCCGCCAGTCCAGCTTCGGCGGCTTCGACAGCCTCAACCCGTTCATCAACAAGGGTGTGCCGGCCGAGAACATCGGCAGCATCTACGACACCCTGATGCGCCAAAGCCAGGACGAGCCGTTCACCGAGTACGGCCTGGTGGCCGGCAAGATCGAAAAAGCCCCGGACAACAGCTGGGTGCGCTTCTACCTGCGCCCCGAGGCACGCTTCCACGACGGCCACCCGATGCGCGCCGACGACGTGGTGTTCACCTTCAATGCCCTGATCAAGGACGGCGCGCCGCTGTACCGCCAGTACTATGCCGACGTCGCTGAAGTAGTCGCCGAAGACCCGCTGACGGTAGTGTTCACCTTCAAGCACAAGAACAACCGCGAGCTGCCGCTGATTCTCGGCCAACTGCCGGTACTGCCCAAGCACTGGTACGAAAGCCGCGAGTTCAACCGCGGCAACCTGGAAATCCCGCTGGGCAGCGGCCCTTACAAGGTTGCCGAGGTCAAGGCCGGGCGCTCGGTGCGCTACGAGCGAGTCAAGGACTACTGGGCCAAGGACCTGCCGATCAACCGCGGCTTCTACAACTTCGACGTGATGACCTTCGACTCCTACCGCGACACCACTGTCGCCCTGGAAGCACTCAAGGCCGGTGCGTTCGACTATGCGCTGGAAGTCAGCGCGAAGAACTGGGCCACCGCCTACAACGTACCCGCCGTGCGCGATGGCCGCCTGATCAAGGAAGAGTTGCCCAACGGCAACCCCACGGGCATGCAGGGCTTCATCTTCAACATCCGCCGACCGGTGTTCCAGGACGTGCGCGTGCGCCAGGCGCTGAGCCTGCTGCTGGACTACGAGTGGACCAACAAGCAGCTGTTCAACGGCGCCTACACCCGCACCGGCAGCTACTTCGAAAACTCGGAAATGGCCGCCCGCGGCCTGCCCAGCCCCAGCGAACTGAAAATCCTCGAACCGCTACGTGGCAAGGTCCCCGAGCAGGTATTCAGCGAAGCCTTCCGCAACCCGGTCAGCGACGGCAGCGGCATGATCCGCGAACAGCAGCGCCAGGCCTACAAGCTGCTGCAGGAAGCCGGCTGGAAAATCGTCGACGACAAGATGGTCGACGCCCAGGGCAAGCCGGTGAGCATCGAGTTCCTGCTGGCACAGACCGAGTTCGAACGCATCCTGCTGCCGTTCAAGCGCAACCTCGCCGACCTTGGCATCGACCTGAACATCCGCCGGGTCGACGTGTCCCAGTACATCACCCGCCTGCGCTCGCGCGACTACGACATGATCGTCGGTGGCTACCCGCAGTCCAACTCGCCGGGTAACGAGCAGCGCGAGTTCTGGTCCAGTGCCGCCGCCGACAACCCCGGCAGCCGCAACTTCATCGGCTTGCGCGACCCTGCCATCGACCAACTGGTGGAACAGCTGATCAATGCCGATTCGCGGCAGAGCCTGATCGACCACTGCCGGGCCCTCGACCGCGTGCTGCTGTGGGGCTACTACGTGATCCCCAACTGGCACATCAAGACCTGGCGCGTGGCCTACTGGAACCACATCGGCCACCCGGACGTCTCGCCCAAGTACGACATCGGCATCGACACCTGGTGGATCAAGCCCGGCGTAACCCCGGCCGCCAACGCAGCCGCTGCGGACGAGGCCGAATAA
- a CDS encoding extracellular solute-binding protein has protein sequence MIRPLLLSLSLALSFPAAAMVSESHGYAQFGTLKYPATFTHFDWVNPQAPKGGTLRAMAFGTFDTLNPYTFKGSSPITTPNFQQYGISELNEPLMVGTGQYDPSGDEPTSSYGLIARSVEYSEDRSWVVFNLRPEARWHDGKPITSADVAFSYRTLLKDGHPIYRTNLQEVQRVDILGPLRIRFVFKRAGNPLLILRLGEMPVLPKHYWQKRDFKATTFEPPLGSGPYRITQVQPGRRLVFERVKNYWGKDLAVNRGKYNFNRVEYEFYRDATVAFEAFKAGEFDIYIEHQAKNWANGYNFPAVRRGEVIKAQIPHRIPTQTQGLFMNSRRATFSDPRVRQALGLMLDFEWTNRALFSGAYRRSTSYYPNSEFAATGLPTGKEWLLLAPFRDQLPASLFSEPYKVSHTDGRGINRQTLRQALGLLAEAGWKLNGQRLVDSKGQQLRMELLLVNPNLERILQPYVENLASIGIDARLRTVDRAQYKQRLDQFDFDMILMTLNQTLSPGLEQWLYFHSSQATTKGSKNYAGVKDPVVDHLLDTLLAARTRDDQVAAARALDRVLSWQYYMIPNWYLDNHRLAYRNRFAFVTTPPYTLGLNRWWIKTSEKAQ, from the coding sequence TTGATACGTCCCCTCCTGCTGTCTCTCAGCCTGGCCTTGAGCTTTCCCGCAGCCGCGATGGTGAGCGAAAGCCACGGATACGCGCAGTTCGGCACGCTCAAGTACCCAGCCACATTCACCCATTTCGACTGGGTCAACCCGCAAGCGCCCAAGGGCGGCACCTTGCGGGCGATGGCTTTCGGAACCTTCGACACCCTCAACCCCTACACCTTCAAGGGGTCGAGCCCGATTACCACGCCCAATTTCCAGCAGTACGGCATCAGCGAGCTGAACGAGCCGCTGATGGTCGGCACCGGCCAGTACGACCCGTCCGGCGACGAACCGACCTCCAGCTACGGCCTGATCGCCCGCTCGGTGGAGTACAGCGAGGACCGCAGCTGGGTGGTGTTCAACCTGCGCCCGGAGGCCCGCTGGCATGACGGCAAGCCGATCACCTCGGCAGACGTGGCCTTCTCTTACCGCACGCTGCTCAAGGATGGCCACCCGATCTACCGCACCAACCTGCAGGAAGTGCAGCGGGTGGACATCCTTGGCCCGCTGCGCATCCGCTTCGTGTTCAAGCGCGCCGGCAACCCGCTGCTGATCCTGCGCCTGGGCGAAATGCCGGTGCTGCCCAAGCACTACTGGCAAAAGCGTGACTTCAAGGCCACCACCTTCGAGCCTCCACTGGGCAGCGGCCCCTACCGCATCACCCAGGTCCAGCCTGGGCGCCGGTTGGTGTTCGAACGGGTAAAGAACTACTGGGGCAAGGACCTGGCGGTGAACCGTGGCAAGTACAACTTCAACCGCGTGGAATACGAGTTCTACCGCGACGCCACGGTCGCCTTCGAAGCATTCAAGGCCGGCGAGTTCGACATCTATATCGAGCACCAGGCGAAGAACTGGGCCAACGGCTACAACTTCCCGGCCGTGCGCCGGGGCGAGGTGATCAAGGCGCAGATCCCGCACCGCATCCCCACGCAAACCCAGGGCCTGTTCATGAACAGCCGCCGGGCCACCTTCAGCGACCCACGGGTACGCCAGGCGCTGGGGCTGATGCTCGACTTCGAGTGGACCAACCGCGCGCTGTTCAGCGGCGCCTACCGCCGCTCGACCAGCTACTATCCCAACAGCGAATTCGCCGCCACCGGCCTGCCCACCGGCAAGGAATGGCTGTTGCTGGCACCGTTTCGTGACCAGTTGCCGGCCAGCCTGTTCAGCGAACCTTACAAGGTCAGCCATACCGATGGCCGTGGCATCAACCGCCAGACCCTGCGCCAGGCCCTCGGCCTGCTCGCCGAGGCCGGCTGGAAGCTGAACGGCCAACGTCTGGTCGACAGCAAGGGCCAGCAGCTGCGCATGGAACTGCTGCTGGTAAACCCCAACCTTGAACGCATCCTGCAACCTTATGTCGAAAACCTGGCCAGCATCGGCATCGATGCGCGCTTGCGTACCGTGGACCGCGCCCAGTACAAACAACGCCTGGACCAGTTCGATTTCGACATGATTCTGATGACCCTGAACCAGACCCTGAGCCCGGGCCTCGAACAGTGGCTGTACTTCCACTCCAGCCAGGCAACCACCAAGGGCAGCAAGAACTATGCTGGGGTCAAGGACCCGGTGGTCGACCATCTGCTCGACACCCTGCTGGCCGCCCGCACCCGCGATGACCAGGTCGCCGCCGCCCGCGCCCTGGACCGCGTGCTCTCATGGCAGTACTACATGATCCCCAACTGGTACCTCGACAATCATCGCCTGGCCTACCGCAACCGGTTCGCCTTCGTCACCACGCCGCCCTACACCCTTGGGCTGAACCGGTGGTGGATCAAGACTTCGGAGAAAGCCCAATGA
- a CDS encoding lytic transglycosylase domain-containing protein, which produces MSSRSRRTSHSVALTRLAQISALALAATLVGCQSTRQLDESDSVRAHNYQARIKHKPSPLLVKPAEQAPQDVWERMRQGFALQDNIDVNPRIEQQRLWFASNPSFIESAGERGSLYLHYIVERLEERDMPLELALLPAIESAYNPMAYSRAHAAGMWQFIPSTGRHFNLRQTNFYDGRRDVTASTNAALDYLSRLHDMFNGDWLLALAAYNAGEGTVSRAIERNERLGLPTDYWNLPLPQETRDYVPKLLALSQVVLTPQAYGVNLNPIANEPYFEAVAVNDRLDLSRVAAFANIDEDELIQLNPAFKKRMTVDGPQQLLVPTAKAQLLSDSLSNLKPEQLVSLQPNKAVFARAVAEAKAPVAARSYRVKRGDNLGAIAKANRVSVKDIKRWNRLSGNNVRAGQVLALRGGSAPSAAGNRVAASGQRSTQYKVRKGDSLYLVAKRFNVEMKHLKRWNPRSGHALKPGQTLTVYLSH; this is translated from the coding sequence ATGTCTTCACGTAGCCGCAGAACCTCTCATTCCGTCGCCCTGACGCGCCTGGCCCAAATCAGTGCGCTGGCCCTGGCCGCCACCTTGGTGGGCTGCCAGAGCACCCGTCAGCTCGACGAATCCGATAGCGTTCGCGCGCACAACTACCAGGCGCGGATCAAGCACAAGCCTTCACCGCTGCTGGTAAAGCCGGCCGAACAGGCACCACAGGACGTGTGGGAACGCATGCGCCAGGGCTTCGCCCTGCAGGACAACATCGACGTCAACCCGCGCATCGAGCAGCAGCGCCTGTGGTTCGCCAGCAATCCAAGCTTCATCGAAAGCGCCGGTGAGCGTGGCAGCCTCTACCTGCACTACATCGTCGAGCGCCTCGAAGAACGCGACATGCCGCTGGAGCTGGCCCTGCTGCCAGCCATCGAAAGCGCCTACAACCCGATGGCCTACTCGCGCGCCCATGCCGCGGGCATGTGGCAGTTCATTCCGTCCACCGGTCGTCACTTCAACCTGCGCCAGACCAACTTCTACGATGGCCGTCGCGACGTGACCGCCTCGACCAACGCCGCACTGGACTACCTCAGCCGCCTGCACGACATGTTCAACGGCGACTGGTTGCTGGCCCTGGCTGCCTACAACGCCGGCGAAGGCACGGTCAGCCGCGCCATCGAGCGCAACGAGCGGCTCGGCCTGCCCACCGACTACTGGAACCTGCCGCTGCCGCAGGAAACCCGCGACTACGTGCCCAAGCTGTTGGCCCTGTCGCAGGTGGTACTCACGCCGCAAGCCTATGGCGTGAACCTGAACCCGATCGCCAACGAACCCTACTTCGAGGCGGTGGCCGTCAACGACCGCCTGGACCTGTCACGGGTAGCGGCCTTCGCCAACATCGACGAGGACGAGCTGATCCAGCTCAACCCGGCATTCAAGAAGCGCATGACCGTGGACGGCCCGCAGCAGCTGCTGGTACCCACTGCCAAGGCGCAGCTGCTGAGCGACAGCCTGTCCAACCTCAAACCCGAGCAGCTGGTCAGCCTGCAGCCGAACAAGGCCGTGTTCGCCCGCGCCGTGGCCGAAGCCAAGGCCCCAGTGGCGGCGCGCAGCTACCGGGTCAAGCGCGGCGACAACCTGGGCGCCATCGCCAAGGCCAACCGCGTTTCGGTCAAGGACATCAAGCGCTGGAACCGTCTCTCCGGCAACAACGTGCGCGCTGGCCAGGTCCTGGCCCTGCGCGGCGGCAGCGCGCCGAGCGCTGCTGGCAATCGGGTAGCCGCCTCCGGGCAGCGCTCCACGCAGTACAAGGTACGCAAAGGCGATTCGCTGTACCTGGTGGCCAAGCGCTTCAACGTGGAAATGAAACACCTCAAGCGCTGGAACCCGCGCAGCGGCCATGCCCTGAAGCCAGGCCAGACCCTGACCGTCTACCTCTCGCATTGA